A genomic window from Cryobacterium sp. SO2 includes:
- a CDS encoding HAMP domain-containing sensor histidine kinase: protein MTHRPIIDSDTLAIRRASRIVGTRIALTCAAVVALVILAVFLYLLSEIPAAELFERVPDPDNLTLSAVDLLRAAAVLGGALIVLAGVMSWLVTRRAVQPLGEALRIQRAFVADASHELRTPLAVLDARLQILQRALPADDPASATVAELRSDAKDLINIVNDLLESAEIDSPSVEEVDAVDVAAAVAAAVQSMSLIAVEKHVTIAFDTTGSAAARVPASSITRCIIALLDNALRFAPEHSVVNVGLTVTQKAVSVTVRDTGPGIQGIDPARVFDRFAHSGQAVDGGGDARTGFGIGLSLVREIAVRYGGGVAVLASSSEGTAIRLTVPRAKQSPRVA from the coding sequence GTGACCCACCGCCCCATCATTGACAGCGACACCCTCGCGATCCGACGCGCTTCACGCATCGTGGGGACTCGTATTGCGCTCACCTGCGCCGCAGTTGTCGCGCTCGTAATTCTCGCCGTTTTCTTGTATCTCCTCTCGGAGATACCTGCCGCTGAGCTGTTTGAAAGAGTACCTGACCCTGACAACCTCACGCTCAGCGCCGTTGATCTTCTGCGCGCTGCGGCCGTCCTCGGCGGGGCGCTGATCGTGCTCGCGGGGGTGATGAGTTGGTTGGTCACCAGGCGGGCGGTTCAACCTCTGGGCGAGGCACTGCGAATCCAGCGTGCCTTCGTCGCCGACGCCAGTCACGAATTGCGCACGCCGTTGGCCGTGCTCGATGCCAGGCTGCAGATCTTGCAACGTGCCCTGCCGGCAGACGACCCGGCATCCGCAACCGTTGCTGAGCTTCGCAGCGATGCGAAGGACCTGATCAACATTGTGAATGATCTCCTCGAGTCGGCGGAAATCGATAGCCCCTCCGTCGAGGAAGTTGATGCGGTGGACGTGGCCGCGGCAGTGGCCGCCGCTGTGCAGTCGATGTCTCTGATCGCCGTGGAAAAACACGTCACCATAGCCTTCGATACCACCGGTTCCGCGGCCGCGCGCGTGCCAGCATCCAGCATCACCCGATGCATCATCGCCTTGCTCGACAACGCCCTGCGATTCGCACCCGAGCACTCAGTCGTCAACGTGGGCCTGACTGTGACGCAGAAAGCAGTCTCGGTCACAGTCCGCGACACTGGCCCTGGGATTCAAGGAATAGATCCGGCTCGAGTCTTCGATCGTTTCGCACACTCTGGGCAAGCCGTGGATGGCGGTGGGGATGCTCGCACCGGTTTCGGTATCGGTCTCTCGCTGGTTCGGGAAATTGCCGTGCGCTACGGCGGAGGAGTCGCTGTTCTCGCCAGCTCCAGCGAGGGCACCGCGATTCGGCTCACGGTTCCCCGAGCGAAACAGTCGCCGCGCGTTGCCTAG
- a CDS encoding DedA family protein: MIHSMLPVAGFLDPQALISGAGAWGLVVICAIVFAETGLLIGFFLPGDTLLFFAGVLTLSGAVNQPLWMVIPAVVLSAAAGDQVGYVIGRRTGPPIFERRESGLFSRRSVQRTQAFFDRFGPAAVLVARFVPVVRTFAPVAAGVGKMRRGLFTLFNVVGASVWATGVIMLGYGLAHIPGVSEFAARYIDVVLVGIVVLSVIPVLVRTAIIRRRRVA; this comes from the coding sequence ATGATCCACTCCATGCTGCCGGTCGCCGGTTTTCTTGACCCTCAAGCGTTGATCTCCGGTGCAGGAGCCTGGGGGCTGGTCGTGATCTGCGCCATCGTCTTCGCAGAAACCGGTCTCCTCATCGGATTCTTCCTCCCGGGGGACACCCTTCTCTTCTTCGCCGGGGTACTCACCCTCAGCGGAGCAGTCAATCAGCCCTTGTGGATGGTCATCCCTGCTGTCGTGCTTTCCGCCGCCGCTGGAGATCAGGTCGGCTACGTCATCGGTCGTCGAACCGGCCCGCCAATATTCGAGCGCCGAGAATCCGGGCTCTTCAGCAGAAGGAGCGTCCAGCGCACGCAGGCGTTCTTTGATCGTTTCGGTCCGGCAGCCGTTTTGGTGGCCCGATTCGTCCCCGTGGTTCGAACGTTCGCACCCGTCGCCGCAGGCGTGGGGAAAATGCGCCGAGGGCTCTTCACCCTGTTCAACGTCGTGGGCGCGTCGGTGTGGGCGACGGGAGTGATCATGCTGGGGTACGGCTTAGCCCACATTCCCGGGGTATCCGAGTTCGCTGCCCGATACATCGACGTTGTGTTGGTGGGCATTGTGGTGCTTTCGGTTATACCGGTCCTGGTGCGCACAGCGATCATTCGTCGCCGGCGAGTGGCGTAG
- a CDS encoding carboxymuconolactone decarboxylase family protein codes for MTDTTSNQNRKQVGGGRRILGDFSPKLAALTDDVLFEDVWNRPELSPRDRSLITVAVLAAGGDYDQLAFHLGHAVANGVTQDELIETITHVTFYAGWPKGMGSMNVAKRVFAEQ; via the coding sequence ATGACTGACACCACCAGCAACCAGAACCGCAAGCAGGTCGGCGGAGGCCGCCGAATTCTCGGCGACTTCTCTCCCAAGCTCGCGGCCCTCACCGACGACGTCCTGTTCGAGGATGTCTGGAACCGTCCTGAACTGTCCCCTCGGGACCGCAGCCTCATCACCGTTGCTGTGCTCGCGGCCGGCGGCGACTACGACCAACTCGCCTTCCACCTCGGTCACGCCGTGGCGAACGGTGTGACCCAGGACGAGCTCATCGAAACCATCACCCATGTCACCTTCTACGCGGGCTGGCCCAAGGGGATGGGCTCGATGAATGTCGCCAAGCGTGTCTTCGCCGAACAATGA
- a CDS encoding cupin domain-containing protein, whose product MQIEPQNPTVKNPAAQFAGDVWLDLVATPHTDDQRMTVATVRFAPGARTAWHSHARGQYLRVTQGVARFGARDGSIIEVHPGQTLYTPPGEEHFHAASGGTFMEHIAMLEAGDDPSATTVWLEHVTDDEYNGK is encoded by the coding sequence ATGCAGATCGAACCCCAGAACCCCACCGTCAAGAACCCGGCCGCTCAGTTCGCCGGCGACGTGTGGCTTGACCTCGTCGCCACGCCCCACACCGACGACCAGCGGATGACCGTCGCCACCGTGCGCTTCGCCCCCGGCGCCCGAACCGCCTGGCACTCCCACGCACGCGGCCAGTACCTCCGCGTCACCCAGGGAGTAGCCCGCTTCGGTGCCCGCGACGGCAGCATCATCGAGGTCCACCCCGGGCAGACGCTGTACACCCCACCCGGCGAAGAACACTTCCACGCCGCGTCCGGTGGCACCTTCATGGAGCACATCGCCATGCTCGAAGCCGGCGACGATCCCTCGGCCACCACCGTGTGGCTCGAGCACGTCACCGACGACGAGTACAACGGCAAGTAA
- a CDS encoding MarR family transcriptional regulator, producing MEIKLWNGLDAHLEATVGVSLATFQALAAIRSTAGSARVQDISVKMSITVGATSKLVDRLERDGLAVRSANPTDRRSSIVALTQTGATTVAAAEAAAESHLAGMLGDILPGQEATRLLVQLTALQDYDIITTNRS from the coding sequence TTGGAGATCAAGCTCTGGAACGGACTCGATGCCCACCTGGAAGCAACAGTTGGGGTGTCCCTGGCCACATTTCAGGCACTTGCCGCGATCCGCTCAACAGCGGGGTCTGCTCGGGTGCAGGACATCTCCGTGAAAATGTCGATCACGGTCGGAGCAACCAGCAAGCTCGTTGACCGGCTCGAACGGGATGGCCTCGCGGTGCGTTCGGCCAACCCCACTGACCGGCGATCCTCCATCGTGGCCCTCACCCAGACCGGAGCGACCACCGTGGCGGCGGCCGAGGCGGCAGCTGAATCACACCTCGCTGGCATGCTGGGTGACATCCTTCCCGGTCAGGAGGCCACGCGCCTCCTCGTTCAGCTGACCGCCCTACAGGATTACGACATCATCACGACGAACCGCTCATAG
- a CDS encoding ABC transporter substrate-binding protein, producing the protein MKFTRIIPLAAGLAVVSIGLAGCTSTDSLGATGSSSSETIVVGSQDYYSSEIIAEIYSQALESAGYTVERDFLIGQREVYVSEIESGAVDLFPEYTGPLLTYWEPGTSARLADEVYDALVAAAPDGLHVLDESSATDQNSFVVTREFAEKYGVTTIADLAAVPVPITLGGNSEGENRPDGPKGLESEYGVTVGFTPIEDGGGPLTLKALRDDAIQLAVIYTADPAIGSNDLVALEDPKGLFLPSHVVPIASDKLDAEAQGIINEISAALTPEGLIALNAESIDKQAPASTIAGTWLTEHL; encoded by the coding sequence ATGAAATTCACTCGGATTATTCCACTGGCCGCCGGCCTGGCCGTCGTGTCGATCGGCCTTGCGGGCTGCACGAGCACGGACTCGCTCGGCGCAACCGGATCGTCGTCGTCTGAGACCATCGTGGTCGGCTCGCAGGATTATTACTCCAGCGAGATCATCGCCGAGATCTATTCGCAGGCACTCGAATCCGCCGGATACACCGTGGAACGTGACTTCCTCATCGGCCAGCGGGAGGTCTATGTGTCGGAGATTGAGAGCGGCGCCGTTGATCTCTTCCCGGAGTACACCGGGCCGCTGCTCACCTACTGGGAACCCGGTACGTCCGCCCGTCTAGCCGACGAGGTTTACGACGCTCTGGTGGCGGCGGCGCCCGACGGTTTGCACGTTCTCGACGAGTCATCGGCGACCGACCAGAATTCCTTCGTCGTCACTCGCGAGTTCGCTGAGAAGTACGGCGTCACGACCATCGCCGACCTCGCCGCAGTCCCCGTGCCGATCACCCTGGGCGGCAACAGTGAGGGCGAGAACCGACCGGACGGCCCGAAGGGACTCGAGAGCGAATACGGTGTCACGGTCGGTTTCACCCCGATCGAGGACGGCGGTGGACCGTTGACCCTGAAAGCACTGCGGGACGATGCGATCCAACTCGCCGTCATCTACACGGCCGACCCCGCGATCGGATCCAACGACCTGGTGGCACTGGAAGACCCCAAGGGCCTGTTTCTCCCGTCACATGTGGTGCCGATCGCCAGCGACAAGCTCGACGCTGAGGCTCAAGGCATCATCAACGAAATCAGCGCCGCGCTGACGCCCGAGGGCCTCATCGCCCTCAACGCGGAGAGCATCGACAAGCAAGCACCGGCGTCGACTATTGCGGGCACTTGGCTGACGGAACACCTCTAG
- a CDS encoding ABC transporter permease subunit, with protein MSLWAETIAWFLAPDTWTGSGGVPQRLVEHVLITIGVLGVAAGLALPVGVILGHRRRGGGVIVVLAGAARAIPTLGLLTVLGLALGIGLGAPMLALIILAIPPLLTGAYAGVAATDLITVDAARAVGLSEAQIVRGVELPLAAPIIVGGLRSATLQVVATATLAAYTADAGLGRFIFTGLKSREYDEMIGGSILVVILALALDGVLALVVRWMGARTLDTSTPAPVTERST; from the coding sequence ATGTCGTTGTGGGCTGAGACGATCGCGTGGTTCCTCGCGCCGGACACCTGGACGGGATCGGGCGGCGTCCCGCAGCGGCTCGTCGAACACGTGCTCATCACGATCGGGGTGCTCGGGGTCGCAGCTGGCCTGGCTCTTCCGGTCGGAGTGATCCTGGGACATCGCCGGCGGGGTGGGGGAGTCATCGTGGTGCTTGCCGGCGCGGCTCGAGCGATCCCGACCCTCGGACTTCTCACGGTGCTGGGCCTGGCTTTGGGAATCGGGCTCGGGGCGCCGATGCTCGCGCTGATCATCCTCGCCATCCCGCCCTTGCTGACCGGAGCCTATGCTGGCGTCGCCGCCACCGACCTGATCACGGTGGATGCCGCACGGGCCGTCGGGCTTTCCGAGGCGCAGATTGTGCGTGGGGTCGAGCTGCCCCTGGCCGCCCCGATCATCGTCGGTGGTCTCCGCTCGGCGACGCTTCAAGTCGTGGCGACCGCCACCCTGGCCGCATACACGGCCGACGCCGGGCTGGGTCGCTTCATCTTCACCGGACTCAAGAGCCGCGAATACGACGAGATGATCGGCGGCTCAATTCTGGTCGTGATTCTGGCCCTGGCCCTGGACGGCGTACTCGCCCTCGTCGTGCGCTGGATGGGCGCGCGCACCCTCGACACTTCCACCCCTGCACCTGTCACAGAAAGAAGCACATGA
- a CDS encoding ABC transporter permease, whose amino-acid sequence MNWLSQNLDRILELTAAHLSLVLPAILLSLLVAVPLGRIVNGLRRVRGPALGAIGVLYAIPALPMFILVPSIFGTGLRSPATAVIVLTAYGVAILTRSAGDAFESVPQSALAAASSVGYSPWRRFWDVELPLASPILIAGLRVVSVSTVSLATIGALTGVSSLGTLFTDGFQRGIVGEVVTGLVLTVMIAVAIDLILAVLGRALTPWLQASPRKDKANVVVG is encoded by the coding sequence GTGAACTGGCTTAGCCAGAACCTGGACAGGATCCTCGAGTTGACAGCGGCACACCTGTCCCTCGTTCTTCCGGCGATTCTGCTCAGCCTGCTGGTCGCGGTGCCGCTCGGCCGTATCGTGAACGGTCTCCGCCGAGTGCGCGGACCTGCTCTGGGCGCCATCGGGGTGCTCTACGCGATTCCCGCGCTGCCCATGTTCATCCTCGTCCCGTCGATTTTCGGCACCGGTCTGAGATCACCTGCTACCGCTGTCATCGTTCTCACGGCCTACGGAGTCGCCATCCTGACCCGCTCGGCCGGTGACGCGTTCGAGTCGGTGCCCCAGTCCGCGTTGGCGGCGGCATCCTCGGTTGGATACTCACCATGGCGCCGCTTCTGGGACGTTGAACTACCGCTCGCCTCGCCAATCCTCATCGCGGGCCTGCGTGTGGTCTCGGTCAGCACGGTCAGCCTGGCGACGATCGGAGCGCTCACCGGTGTCTCCAGCCTGGGCACGCTTTTCACTGACGGATTCCAACGCGGCATCGTCGGTGAAGTCGTCACCGGGCTCGTTCTCACCGTCATGATCGCCGTGGCGATCGACCTGATTCTGGCCGTGTTGGGCCGGGCGTTGACACCCTGGCTACAGGCCTCCCCGCGAAAGGACAAGGCAAATGTCGTTGTGGGCTGA
- a CDS encoding ATP-binding cassette domain-containing protein → MIEFDKVSKVYPSGAAAVRDLSLQIPSHAMIALVGSSGSGKTTLLRMVNRMVAPTGGRVLIDGRDIRTMEPTSLRRSIGYVLQGGGLLPHRTVVDNVATVPVLNGRSRVSARRDALGLLERVGLDRALAGRYPAQLSGGQQQRVGVARALAADPNILLMDEPFGAVDPIVRRELQDEVRRLHRELGKTIVFVTHDVDEAFALGDEVVLLRAGGEVAQRGTPAQLLTQPADAYVAEFVGAADPSRALSVREVNGVRLVVDRTGRFLGALAP, encoded by the coding sequence GTGATCGAGTTCGACAAGGTCTCCAAGGTCTATCCGAGCGGCGCTGCCGCCGTTCGCGACCTGTCCCTCCAGATCCCGAGTCACGCCATGATCGCGCTTGTCGGGTCCTCCGGGTCGGGCAAGACCACGCTGCTGCGGATGGTCAACCGTATGGTTGCCCCGACCGGGGGCCGTGTCCTCATCGATGGCCGCGATATTCGCACGATGGAGCCCACTAGCCTTCGGCGATCGATCGGGTACGTTCTGCAGGGTGGCGGTTTGCTGCCCCACCGAACCGTTGTCGACAATGTCGCCACGGTCCCGGTGCTCAACGGCCGTTCCCGGGTTTCCGCACGTCGGGATGCGCTGGGGCTGTTGGAACGGGTCGGCCTGGATCGTGCCCTGGCGGGCCGGTACCCGGCGCAACTCTCCGGCGGGCAGCAGCAGCGAGTCGGCGTTGCCCGCGCCCTGGCAGCGGATCCAAACATCCTTCTCATGGACGAGCCCTTCGGGGCCGTTGACCCGATCGTGCGCCGCGAGCTGCAGGACGAAGTGCGGCGCCTGCACCGTGAACTCGGCAAGACCATCGTGTTCGTCACGCACGATGTCGATGAGGCTTTCGCGCTGGGCGACGAAGTCGTGCTGCTCCGCGCCGGCGGCGAGGTCGCCCAACGCGGCACGCCTGCCCAGCTGCTGACCCAACCGGCCGACGCCTACGTCGCAGAGTTCGTCGGGGCGGCAGATCCCTCCCGTGCCCTGTCGGTACGTGAGGTCAACGGTGTGCGGCTCGTGGTCGATCGCACCGGCCGGTTTCTCGGGGCTCTGGCACCGTGA
- a CDS encoding zinc-binding dehydrogenase, which yields MTGTMRAVVIDQPGGPEALQIRNVPIPTPQTGWVLIRVEAFGLNRSELHFRSGVASTGSFPRIPGIEAVGVVVDAPGDEFPIGTSVAAMMGGMGRAFDGGYAEYVSVPARIVVPFSSSLGWDVLGAVPEMLQTAAGSLRVGLEAVDGQSLLIRGGTSSVGLALATLGALRGMTVLATTRNPASRNLLEAAGVDHVIIDDGSVAARVREIVPGGVDGAVELVGVNVMRDTLRAVRTGGTVCFTGMLSDQWTISEFYPMDWLPNGVRLTAYSGEAADLSAAELQGFLDAVVAGRARVPVGRVYRLDEIVQAHRDMEGGVAGGKLVVLTR from the coding sequence ATGACCGGCACGATGCGTGCGGTCGTCATCGACCAGCCGGGTGGCCCAGAGGCGCTCCAGATCCGCAACGTTCCGATCCCGACGCCCCAAACTGGATGGGTCTTGATCCGGGTCGAGGCGTTCGGGCTCAACCGTTCCGAACTGCACTTCCGGTCCGGCGTTGCCTCGACCGGGTCGTTCCCGCGCATCCCCGGCATCGAAGCGGTCGGGGTCGTCGTGGATGCGCCCGGCGACGAGTTCCCGATCGGGACGAGTGTCGCGGCAATGATGGGCGGTATGGGCCGGGCCTTCGACGGCGGTTATGCGGAATACGTCTCCGTGCCCGCACGCATCGTCGTTCCCTTCTCGAGCTCCCTGGGCTGGGACGTGCTCGGCGCCGTGCCCGAGATGCTCCAGACCGCGGCCGGATCTCTCCGGGTCGGCCTGGAAGCCGTCGACGGACAGAGCCTGCTCATCCGCGGCGGCACGTCGTCGGTGGGATTGGCCCTGGCCACTCTCGGTGCGCTTCGCGGGATGACGGTGCTCGCCACCACCCGCAACCCGGCGAGTCGCAATCTGCTCGAGGCCGCCGGTGTGGACCACGTGATCATCGATGACGGTTCGGTGGCCGCGCGGGTGCGGGAGATCGTGCCGGGCGGTGTCGATGGCGCCGTCGAGCTGGTCGGCGTCAACGTGATGCGCGACACTCTGCGTGCCGTGCGCACCGGAGGGACGGTCTGCTTCACGGGCATGCTGAGCGACCAGTGGACGATCAGCGAGTTCTATCCGATGGACTGGCTTCCGAACGGCGTGCGACTCACCGCCTACTCCGGGGAGGCCGCCGACCTCTCTGCGGCCGAGCTGCAGGGCTTCCTTGACGCCGTCGTCGCCGGCCGGGCGCGGGTTCCGGTCGGTCGGGTCTACCGGCTCGATGAGATCGTGCAGGCGCACCGCGACATGGAGGGCGGCGTCGCGGGCGGCAAGCTTGTCGTGCTGACCCGGTGA